A section of the Dictyoglomus sp. genome encodes:
- a CDS encoding peptidoglycan DD-metalloendopeptidase family protein, whose product MTKKQQELKQKKQKITLLKEQVKILETKELNIAREISKIDQQLEKTERELVNAEARLGQAQANLIVISTQLKIMERNLKNRSLNYKIALSEIFKENSNNENYWEIFWGNKIAFDLLAIPYYLKNIFKSEARRLDKIDNQCKDLAQKRKEWEEEKRKIEILVREIEEKKAYIERKKKEKSVYLEQIRRQKRLQQQTIATLERESKEIEALIRRLASASRLKKAQKGKLSWPVIGAITSGFGIRRHPLLGGAYMMHTGIDILADYGVPVKAVAPGKVIYADWYGGYGKLVILDHGGGVTTLYAHLSRIVVELEEQVSEGQIVGYVGSTGLSTGPHLHFEVRVDGIPQDPLSWLK is encoded by the coding sequence TTGACTAAGAAACAACAGGAGCTTAAACAAAAAAAACAAAAAATAACTTTATTAAAGGAACAGGTTAAGATTTTAGAGACTAAAGAACTAAATATTGCAAGAGAAATAAGTAAAATTGATCAGCAATTAGAAAAAACAGAAAGAGAATTAGTTAATGCGGAAGCAAGATTAGGACAAGCTCAAGCAAATCTTATAGTAATATCTACTCAGTTAAAAATTATGGAAAGGAATTTGAAAAATAGAAGTCTAAATTATAAAATCGCCTTAAGTGAAATTTTTAAAGAAAATAGTAATAATGAGAATTATTGGGAGATTTTCTGGGGAAACAAAATTGCTTTTGATTTGTTAGCAATTCCCTATTATCTTAAAAATATTTTTAAAAGTGAGGCTAGGAGATTAGATAAAATAGATAACCAATGTAAAGATTTAGCTCAAAAAAGAAAGGAATGGGAAGAAGAAAAAAGAAAAATAGAGATCTTGGTAAGAGAGATTGAAGAAAAAAAAGCTTATATAGAAAGAAAAAAGAAAGAAAAGAGTGTTTATCTTGAGCAGATAAGAAGACAGAAAAGATTACAGCAACAAACAATTGCAACTCTAGAAAGAGAATCAAAGGAAATTGAGGCATTGATTAGAAGACTAGCTTCTGCCTCTAGATTGAAAAAAGCCCAAAAAGGGAAACTTTCATGGCCTGTTATTGGAGCTATAACATCGGGTTTTGGAATAAGACGTCATCCCCTTTTAGGTGGAGCTTATATGATGCATACAGGAATTGATATATTGGCAGATTATGGCGTTCCTGTAAAGGCAGTGGCTCCTGGAAAGGTTATTTATGCGGATTGGTATGGAGGATACGGTAAACTAGTAATACTAGATCATGGAGGAGGAGTAACAACATTATATGCTCATCTTTCTCGAATTGTGGTAGAATTAGAAGAGCAAGTAAGTGAAGGTCAAATTGTAGGATATGTAGGAAGTACAGGTTTGAGTACTGGACCTCATTTACATTTTGAAGTGAGAGTTGATGGAATTCCCCAAGATCCATTATCTTGGTTAAAATAA
- a CDS encoding permease-like cell division protein FtsX: MFFLIFLILIFFITSLNGSLSIWQDRIKVYAFFPSNISDENISRIQRDIKIQFPIMNINFIDQNTAWKRLKESLGGEKEIFAWVSPANLPKALEISLYSLEKMEDLVSWLISNPNVEEVKYSLELRDQWLNISRIANNLKKIFILIGSLAYVIIIIELLAHSQVAFPNFSIVSQILENFFTIFFSSVSSLIVLYYILYFLKDNFSNILPYISFINIRHFVLWGLFFFLSSLILSFSSAFIGWYRLRE, from the coding sequence CCATATGGCAGGATAGAATTAAAGTGTATGCTTTTTTTCCGTCAAATATTTCTGATGAGAATATATCTAGAATACAAAGGGATATTAAAATTCAATTTCCTATAATGAATATAAATTTTATAGATCAAAATACTGCTTGGAAAAGGTTGAAGGAATCTCTTGGAGGTGAAAAAGAAATTTTTGCTTGGGTATCCCCTGCTAATCTGCCAAAAGCATTAGAAATAAGTTTGTATTCTCTTGAGAAAATGGAAGACTTGGTTTCTTGGCTCATATCTAATCCCAATGTCGAGGAGGTGAAATATTCTTTAGAGCTTCGAGATCAATGGCTTAACATAAGTAGAATTGCAAATAATCTAAAGAAAATATTTATTCTTATAGGAAGTCTTGCTTATGTTATCATAATTATTGAGCTTTTGGCTCATTCTCAAGTGGCTTTTCCTAATTTTTCTATTGTATCTCAGATTCTTGAGAATTTCTTTACAATTTTCTTTTCCTCTGTATCTTCTCTTATTGTTTTATATTATATTCTATATTTTTTAAAAGATAATTTTTCGAATATTCTTCCTTATATTTCTTTTATAAACATAAGACATTTTGTTCTTTGGGGATTATTCTTTTTCCTTTCTAGCTTAATATTGAGTTTTTCATCAGCCTTTATTGGCTGGTATAGGTTGAGAGAATGA